The Salvia miltiorrhiza cultivar Shanhuang (shh) chromosome 1, IMPLAD_Smil_shh, whole genome shotgun sequence genome has a window encoding:
- the LOC131022712 gene encoding putative pentatricopeptide repeat-containing protein At1g02420: protein MYCVVTRRLQRLSLSASPTPLTRYLCSIPNPLSSQNDDVERIFRIITTPSDPKSLKYSLKNSQIPLSNDVIDKVLKRVRFSHSNPLSALEFYKFTSRINGFLHTPYSLDTMLYVLGRTRKFEEIWELLLETKRKDQSLITPRTVQVVLARIAKVCSVRQTVESFKKFRKLVLKFDVNCYNALFRTLSQEKSMSDARNVYHSLKHEFRPNLHTFNILLAGWKSSEEAEAFFGEMKEMGVEPDLVSYNCLVDVFCKGRELQKAYELVGRMRDEGIDLDVITYTSLIGGLGLVGQPDKAREVLKEMREYGCYPDVAAYNAVIRNFCIAKRLGDAYALMEEMVEKGLSPNATTFNVILRSLYWANDLRSSWGLYQRMKGMGCLPNTQSCMFLIRLMKRQENVDLALELWGDMVEKGFGSYILVSDVLLDLLCDVGRLEEAERCFLQMLEKGQKPSQVSFRRIKVLMELAKRDDALANLSEKMSAFGPAIQTRRSYADELDRPVSGTMI, encoded by the coding sequence ATGTACTGTGTAGTGACGCGGAGACTCCAACGCCTGTCTCTCTCCGCCTCTCCGACGCCATTAACAAGGTACTTGTGTTCAATCCCTAACCCCCTATCCTCCCAAAACGACGACGTCGAGAGAATCTTCCGCATAATCACCACTCCTTCAGACCCGAAATCCCTAAAATACTCCCTTAAAAATTCCCAAATCCCCCTTTCCAATGACGTGATTGACAAAGTTCTCAAGAGGGTCCGCTTCTCTCACTCCAATCCGCTCTCAGCCTTGGAGTTCTACAAATTCACGTCGCGAATAAATGGGTTTCTCCACACCCCTTATTCCCTCGACACCATGCTCTACGTCCTCGGCAGAACTCGGAAATTCGAAGAAATATGGGAGCTTTTACTGGAAACCAAGAGAAAAGATCAATCTTTGATAACCCCAAGAACTGTGCAGGTTGTTTTGGCTAGAATAGCTAAGGTTTGCTCAGTTAGGCAGACTGTTGAATCGTTCAAAAAGTTTAGAAAACTTGTTTTGAAATTTGATGTTAATTGTTACAATGCATTGTTTAGGACTTTGTCGCAGGAGAAGAGCATGAGTGATGCTAGGAATGTTTATCATTCATTGAAGCATGAATTTAGGCCTAATTTGCACACGTTTAATATCTTGTTGGCTGGTTGGAAATCATCTGAGGAGGCAGAGGCGTTCTTTGGTGAGATGAAGGAGATGGGAGTCGAGCCCGATTTAGTGTCTTATAATTGCCTTGTGGATGTGTTTTGTAAGGGGAGGGAGCTGCAGAAGGCGTATGAGTTGGTTGGTAGGATGAGGGATGAGGGCATTGATTTGGATGTGATCACATACACATCTTTGATCGGAGGGCTAGGATTAGTCGGGCAGCCGGATAAGGCGAGGGAGGTGTTGAAGGAGATGAGGGAGTATGGTTGCTACCCCGATGTTGCAGCTTACAATGCTGTGATCAGGAACTTCTGCATAGCAAAGAGATTAGGGGACGCCTATGCCTTGATGGAGGAGATGGTGGAGAAGGGGTTGAGCCCTAATGCCACGACTTTTAATGTCATCTTAAGGTCATTGTATTGGGCGAATGATTTGAGGAGCTCATGGGGGTTGTACCAGAGGATGAAGGGGATGGGGTGCTTGCCCAACACGCAGTCGTGTATGTTCTTGATCAGGTTGATGAAGAGGCAGGAGAATGTGGATTTGGCCCTTGAGCTGTGGGGTGACATGGTTGAGAAGGGATTCGGATCCTACATTTTGGTGTCGGATGTGCTGCTCGATTTGCTCTGTGACGTGGGGAGGCTGGAGGAGGCGGAGAGGTGTTTCTTGCAGATGTTGGAGAAGGGGCAGAAGCCCAGCCAAGTATCTTTTAGGAGGATCAAAGTGCTCATGGAGCTGGCTAAAAGGGATGATGCTCTTGCGAATCTGTCGGAGAAGATGTCTGCGTTTGGTCCTGCAATCCAGACGCGCAGGAGCTATGCAGACGAGCTAGATAGGCCCGTCTCTGGCACGATGATCTGA